One window of Dyadobacter sandarakinus genomic DNA carries:
- a CDS encoding GtrA family protein has protein sequence MALKKDKIFNSKDLIAYFLVAGTGAVIQLVSSSLIQDWFGISWSDSIIPSYMVGFVVGFVLTKLFAFDARRSNQTRREMIKFFMVALISLGVTKIFTVGSFELATSYFGLGIYEVKIPFAKKAVNVTEMGSYLVGMGFSFVSNYILHKTFTFKSTGFYNRLKILIR, from the coding sequence TTTCTTGTTGCCGGTACTGGTGCTGTGATTCAGTTGGTTTCGAGTAGTTTGATTCAGGATTGGTTCGGAATTTCATGGAGCGATTCCATTATTCCGTCCTATATGGTAGGCTTTGTGGTCGGGTTTGTACTAACCAAGCTTTTTGCATTTGATGCCCGCCGCAGCAACCAGACAAGGCGTGAAATGATCAAGTTCTTTATGGTAGCGCTAATTTCGCTAGGGGTTACCAAGATCTTTACAGTAGGCTCGTTCGAGCTGGCGACCAGTTACTTTGGTCTGGGGATTTATGAAGTTAAAATTCCCTTTGCTAAAAAAGCGGTGAATGTTACCGAAATGGGCTCGTACCTGGTAGGTATGGGTTTCAGCTTTGTCAGCAATTATATTCTGCACAAAACCTTTACATTCAAAAGCACTGGCTTTTACAACCGCCTCAAAATCCTGATCCGGTAA